TTTATTCTATTTTCTTTCGCCGCGCGGCCATTCTCCGGTTTCGGAGGTACGGTCGAAAAAGACGGTACCCCGAGTTTCCGGTTTTACTTTGATTGAACTTCTCGTCGTAATCGCCATTATAGCGATCCTTGCGGCAATTTTGTTCCCTGTTTTTGCCCGTGCGCGGGAAAACGCCCGCCGTTCGAGCTGCCAGAGCAACTTGAAACAAATTGCTCTGGGTGTTGCTCAATACACACAAGACAGCGATGAAAAGTATCCAGGGACTCCTGAGTCAGGGAAAACCTGGGTTGACCAGCTACAGCCCTATTTGAAAAGCAAGCAAATCTTTGTTTGCCCTTCGGGAACAGCAAGTAATGGCTGGGTATCTGGTACCGATA
This DNA window, taken from Abditibacteriaceae bacterium, encodes the following:
- a CDS encoding DUF1559 domain-containing protein, whose protein sequence is MHLFYFLSPRGHSPVSEVRSKKTVPRVSGFTLIELLVVIAIIAILAAILFPVFARARENARRSSCQSNLKQIALGVAQYTQDSDEKYPGTPESGKTWVDQLQPYLKSKQIFVCPSGTASNGWVSGTDRFHYGFNGLFVGASLSSVTSPAKVVMSADSGAFELGLGADTNRHLEGANYNYADGHVKWQGKNAPVTSVCITSLEGNCP